The proteins below come from a single Agromyces flavus genomic window:
- a CDS encoding adenylate/guanylate cyclase domain-containing protein gives MTTTASRSRRLPTGTVTYLFTDVEGSTRLLEAAADRWPALLADHDRLLRGAIAEHGGTVVKTEGDGFFAAFSSAVDAVAAAVDAQRALAANEWPDGLAPSVRMGLHTGLGLLGGDDYIGLDVHRASRIMGSAHGGQVLLSAATAGLVEHELPGGVAMRDLGPHHLRDLTQAERIFQLDIDGLDRAFPALRSLEAVPNNLPMPVTHFVGRRRESVRVRELLESSHVVTITGTGGTGKTRLAIQVGSEIGARFRDGVYFVDLAPVDDPAVVPSQVLRSLGEDSAPGNRPPREALLDRLADKEVLLILDNFEQVIAAASVVADLVTASPRSRFLVTSRGPLRIAAEQEMPLEPMDLPSRHDPGAAADSDAVALFIDRAMAVRPDFSVTSENVASVSELVRGLDGLPLAIELVASRVRLLPVPEILARLDPARPGTGTVDMPERQRTIEGAIAWSHDLLDPPVQELFARLGVFAGGADLEQIERVCDDLDVDLLGGLAELVDQGLLRQVASPGGRARFRTLHVIREVALLKLEASGSGEVVHRRHLEAYADWAEEVAAHVMGEARSEWLDRFDTDHDNVRTALDWAAVHGETDLALRLAAASWRFWQSRGHLYEGRSRLETVVSLEGGEPQHRARALEALGGVYWWQGEIDRCVPPYREALVIQRELGDRGEIANAIYNLALGQSVAALASGVTDDLRREVYGLYDEGEAIYRDLADENGLGNIAWGRGQSVSDLDNDSRRALELFHESIAHYRRAGNEFGMGWGMFEVAIFSARLDDIETSWDYLERGLDLFAPHRDVSAVVLFLSLAATLALASGDEERAARLAGAVRGLRNSSGAKIVDHEVTRIRDLTIDELDPTREDLAPLYESGMAMDLPQAVAYALGRDPTGDMRSGPRP, from the coding sequence GTGACCACCACGGCTTCGCGAAGTCGTCGTCTCCCGACGGGGACGGTCACCTACCTGTTCACGGATGTCGAAGGATCGACCCGTCTGCTGGAGGCTGCCGCCGATCGCTGGCCCGCGTTGCTCGCCGACCACGACCGGCTCCTCCGTGGCGCCATCGCCGAGCACGGCGGAACGGTCGTCAAGACCGAGGGCGACGGGTTCTTCGCGGCGTTCTCCTCGGCCGTCGACGCGGTCGCGGCCGCCGTCGACGCCCAGCGCGCGCTGGCCGCGAACGAGTGGCCCGACGGACTGGCGCCGAGCGTGCGGATGGGCCTCCACACCGGCCTCGGCCTCCTCGGCGGTGACGACTACATCGGGCTCGACGTGCACCGCGCCTCCCGGATCATGGGGAGCGCGCACGGCGGCCAGGTCCTGCTCTCCGCGGCGACCGCCGGGCTCGTCGAGCACGAGCTGCCCGGCGGCGTCGCGATGCGCGACCTCGGCCCGCACCACCTGAGGGACCTGACGCAGGCCGAGCGGATCTTCCAGCTCGACATCGATGGGCTCGACCGCGCCTTCCCCGCCCTGCGATCGCTCGAGGCCGTGCCGAACAACCTGCCGATGCCGGTCACCCATTTCGTCGGTCGCCGACGCGAGAGCGTCCGGGTGCGGGAGCTGCTGGAGTCCTCGCACGTGGTGACCATCACGGGCACCGGTGGGACGGGCAAGACCCGGCTCGCCATCCAGGTCGGCAGCGAGATCGGCGCGCGTTTCCGCGACGGCGTGTACTTCGTCGACCTCGCGCCGGTCGACGATCCCGCCGTCGTCCCGTCGCAGGTGCTCCGGTCGCTCGGCGAGGACTCGGCCCCCGGGAACCGACCGCCGCGCGAGGCGCTCCTCGACCGGTTGGCCGACAAGGAGGTGCTGCTCATCCTCGACAACTTCGAGCAGGTCATCGCCGCCGCATCCGTCGTCGCCGACCTGGTCACGGCATCGCCGAGATCCCGCTTCCTCGTCACGTCGCGCGGTCCACTGCGGATCGCAGCCGAGCAGGAGATGCCCCTCGAGCCCATGGACCTGCCCTCGCGGCACGACCCGGGCGCGGCAGCGGACTCCGACGCCGTCGCGTTGTTCATCGATCGAGCCATGGCGGTGCGCCCGGACTTCTCGGTGACCTCGGAGAACGTCGCATCGGTCTCCGAGCTCGTGCGCGGACTCGACGGCCTGCCGCTCGCCATCGAGCTCGTCGCCTCCCGAGTGCGGCTGCTTCCGGTGCCCGAGATCCTCGCCCGGCTGGATCCGGCCCGTCCCGGCACCGGAACCGTCGACATGCCGGAACGGCAGCGCACGATCGAGGGGGCGATCGCGTGGAGCCATGACCTGCTCGATCCGCCGGTGCAGGAGCTCTTCGCGAGGCTGGGCGTCTTCGCGGGCGGCGCCGACCTCGAGCAGATCGAGCGGGTGTGCGACGATCTCGACGTCGACCTGCTGGGCGGGCTCGCCGAGCTCGTCGACCAGGGGCTGCTGCGACAGGTCGCGTCCCCGGGCGGCCGGGCCCGGTTCCGCACGCTGCACGTGATCCGCGAGGTCGCGCTGCTGAAACTCGAGGCGAGCGGGTCCGGGGAGGTCGTGCACCGCCGGCACCTCGAGGCGTACGCCGACTGGGCCGAGGAGGTCGCGGCGCACGTCATGGGGGAGGCTCGCTCCGAGTGGCTCGACCGCTTCGACACCGACCACGACAACGTGCGGACGGCGCTCGACTGGGCGGCGGTCCACGGGGAGACCGATCTCGCGCTGCGCCTCGCCGCGGCATCGTGGCGGTTCTGGCAGTCGCGGGGTCACCTCTACGAGGGACGGAGCCGGCTCGAGACCGTCGTCTCGCTCGAGGGCGGTGAGCCGCAGCACCGGGCCCGGGCGCTCGAGGCGCTCGGCGGCGTGTACTGGTGGCAGGGTGAGATCGATCGATGCGTCCCGCCCTATCGGGAGGCGCTCGTGATCCAGCGCGAGCTGGGCGACCGCGGCGAGATCGCCAACGCGATCTACAACCTGGCGCTGGGGCAGTCGGTCGCGGCCTTGGCCTCGGGCGTCACCGACGACCTCCGCCGCGAGGTCTACGGGCTCTACGACGAGGGCGAGGCGATCTACCGCGACCTCGCCGACGAGAACGGGCTCGGCAACATCGCCTGGGGCAGGGGGCAGTCGGTCTCGGACCTCGACAACGACTCGAGGAGGGCACTCGAGCTCTTCCACGAGAGCATTGCGCACTACCGTCGCGCGGGCAACGAGTTCGGCATGGGCTGGGGCATGTTCGAGGTCGCCATCTTCAGCGCGCGACTCGACGACATCGAGACGTCCTGGGACTACCTCGAGCGGGGTCTCGATCTCTTCGCGCCGCACCGCGACGTCTCCGCGGTCGTGCTGTTCCTCTCGCTCGCAGCGACCCTCGCCCTGGCCTCCGGCGACGAGGAGCGAGCGGCTCGGCTCGCCGGGGCCGTGCGAGGTCTCCGGAACTCCTCGGGCGCCAAGATCGTGGACCACGAGGTGACGCGCATCCGCGATCTCACGATCGATGAGCTGGATCCGACGCGTGAGGACCTGGCACCGTTGTACGAGTCGGGCATGGCGATGGATCTGCCGCAGGCCGTGGCCTATGCGCTCGGCCGAGATCCCACGGGGGACATGCGATCCGGCCCGCGTCCGTGA
- the clpS gene encoding ATP-dependent Clp protease adapter ClpS → MTSTIEQLDADLVTDEAVRPDLPWQTIVWDDPVNLMTYVTYVFRSYFGYPREKAERLMLQVHHEGRAVVASGNREAMERHVQAMHGYGLQATVSKVEP, encoded by the coding sequence GTGACGTCCACGATCGAGCAGCTCGACGCCGACCTCGTCACCGACGAGGCCGTGCGACCCGACCTGCCCTGGCAGACGATCGTCTGGGATGACCCCGTCAACCTCATGACCTACGTCACGTACGTGTTCCGCAGCTACTTCGGCTACCCGCGCGAGAAGGCGGAGCGGCTCATGCTGCAGGTGCATCACGAGGGCCGCGCGGTCGTGGCATCCGGCAATCGCGAGGCCATGGAGCGTCACGTGCAGGCGATGCACGGCTACGGGCTGCAGGCGACCGTCTCGAAGGTCGAGCCGTGA
- a CDS encoding DUF2017 family protein, protein MIVAGREGGADGVRIVLETEEAMLLSELADQVDSVLLLGGEDDPALGRLFPSAYEDDETSATEFARYTRESLVDGKRQAAQSVRDATATNRGEGLVEIELDQAQAWGWLTFLTDLRLILAERVGVADPEEAQEADEERDDYLRAAYEWAGIVQGSMLEVLDPIGR, encoded by the coding sequence GTGATCGTCGCCGGGCGCGAGGGGGGCGCAGACGGCGTGCGGATCGTCCTCGAGACCGAGGAGGCCATGCTGCTCTCCGAGCTCGCCGACCAGGTCGACTCGGTCCTGCTGCTCGGCGGCGAGGACGACCCCGCGCTCGGCCGCTTGTTCCCGTCCGCGTACGAGGACGACGAGACATCCGCGACCGAGTTCGCGCGCTACACGCGCGAGAGCCTCGTCGACGGCAAGCGGCAGGCCGCCCAGTCGGTTCGGGATGCCACGGCCACCAACCGAGGCGAGGGGCTCGTCGAGATCGAGCTCGACCAGGCTCAGGCGTGGGGATGGCTCACCTTCCTCACCGACCTGCGGCTGATCCTCGCCGAGCGCGTCGGAGTCGCCGACCCCGAAGAGGCCCAGGAGGCCGACGAGGAACGCGACGACTACCTGCGCGCCGCCTACGAGTGGGCCGGGATCGTGCAGGGGTCGATGCTCGAGGTGCTCGACCCCATCGGCCGCTGA
- a CDS encoding SHOCT domain-containing protein, producing MDFWDNFWNFVWIFFWSFAFIAYLFALFAIIGDLFRDHETNGWVKAIWIIFLIFLPFLTALIYLIARGDGMARRSAKQAADMQQQTDQYIRQTAGSHSPSDEIAKAKALLDAGTINAQEYEALKAKALTHTA from the coding sequence GTGGACTTCTGGGACAACTTCTGGAACTTCGTGTGGATCTTCTTCTGGAGCTTCGCATTCATCGCCTACCTGTTCGCCCTGTTCGCGATCATCGGCGACCTCTTCCGCGATCACGAGACCAACGGCTGGGTCAAGGCGATCTGGATCATCTTCCTGATCTTCCTCCCCTTCCTGACCGCACTGATCTACCTGATCGCCAGGGGCGACGGGATGGCGCGCCGCTCCGCGAAGCAGGCGGCCGACATGCAGCAGCAGACCGACCAGTACATCCGCCAGACGGCTGGATCGCACAGTCCGTCCGACGAGATCGCCAAGGCGAAGGCTCTCCTCGACGCGGGCACCATCAACGCCCAGGAGTACGAGGCGCTCAAGGCCAAGGCGCTGACGCACACCGCCTGA
- a CDS encoding DUF6325 family protein — MAELEYGPVDIYVVSFQGDRPDDATLSALGDLMVGDEIRLLDLLIVARGEDGSVTIREFEEFRDDYGFTVVELEASGIIGDEDIDTLADGIPPGMAGAIMAIELLWAKRIASAFAASGGEVLQVERIPATVVNQVFAAAADVE; from the coding sequence ATGGCCGAGTTGGAGTACGGTCCGGTCGACATCTACGTCGTGAGCTTCCAGGGCGACAGACCCGACGACGCGACGCTGTCGGCGCTCGGCGACCTGATGGTGGGCGACGAGATCCGCCTGCTCGACCTGCTCATCGTCGCTCGGGGCGAGGACGGCAGCGTGACCATCCGCGAGTTCGAGGAGTTCCGCGACGACTACGGCTTCACGGTCGTGGAGCTCGAGGCCTCCGGCATCATCGGCGACGAGGACATCGACACGCTGGCCGACGGCATCCCGCCGGGCATGGCCGGCGCGATCATGGCGATCGAACTGCTGTGGGCCAAGCGGATCGCGTCGGCGTTCGCCGCATCCGGCGGCGAGGTGCTGCAGGTCGAGCGCATCCCCGCAACGGTCGTCAACCAGGTGTTCGCCGCCGCGGCGGACGTGGAATAG
- a CDS encoding SHOCT domain-containing protein: MAARTAVVAGTATAVSGRVAHRQNERYADQQAQEQAAAQQQWEAEQYQQQQQQQYQQQQYAAQQAAAQQAAPPPAAAGGTDVVAELQKLATLKEQGILSDAEFAAAKAKLLG, translated from the coding sequence ATGGCAGCACGCACGGCCGTGGTCGCCGGGACCGCGACGGCGGTGAGCGGGCGGGTCGCCCACCGCCAGAACGAGCGCTACGCCGACCAGCAGGCGCAGGAGCAGGCGGCCGCGCAGCAGCAGTGGGAGGCCGAGCAGTACCAGCAGCAGCAGCAACAGCAGTATCAGCAGCAGCAGTACGCGGCGCAGCAGGCCGCCGCGCAGCAGGCGGCGCCGCCGCCCGCGGCCGCCGGCGGAACCGACGTGGTGGCCGAACTGCAGAAGCTCGCGACGCTGAAGGAACAGGGCATCCTGAGCGACGCGGAGTTCGCCGCCGCGAAGGCCAAGCTGCTCGGCTGA
- a CDS encoding AI-2E family transporter — protein MSAPAPAPGLRAAVVLIATLLAVGALWFAREIVAPLALGAVLVIIVHPLRHPLQRRGWPRWAATTVVIAVAYLILAVLAALLVFAGVQFAQLVTDVLDELQAAAASVVDWLSSVGLGDQVADATSSALDPAALLDLVQGASGWLVGFVTAAFFVLAYVIFMAADAARYGRAERALGSGVRPAIDRIRAYNSSVRRYYVVNASFGAVVAVIDGLALWALGIPVPAVWAILAFVTNFIPNIGFVLGVIPPAVLAFVVGGVPLMISVLAIYSVVNVVLQVLVQPKFVSDAVDLSLTLSFVSVVFWTFVIGPLGAILSIPLTLLVRDVLLDRDPDARFLRWLSGDARVPQQTSSGSP, from the coding sequence GTGAGCGCACCAGCGCCGGCCCCCGGCCTGCGCGCGGCCGTCGTGCTCATCGCGACGCTGCTCGCGGTCGGCGCCCTCTGGTTCGCGCGCGAGATCGTGGCGCCGCTCGCGCTCGGCGCGGTGCTGGTGATCATCGTGCACCCGCTGCGCCATCCGCTGCAGCGTCGCGGATGGCCGCGCTGGGCCGCGACGACTGTCGTCATCGCGGTCGCGTACCTGATCCTCGCGGTGCTCGCCGCCCTGCTCGTGTTCGCGGGCGTCCAGTTCGCGCAGCTCGTGACCGATGTGCTCGACGAGCTGCAGGCCGCCGCGGCATCCGTCGTCGACTGGCTCTCGTCGGTGGGGCTCGGCGACCAGGTCGCCGACGCGACCTCCAGCGCGCTCGACCCGGCCGCGCTGCTCGACCTGGTGCAGGGGGCGAGCGGATGGCTCGTGGGATTCGTCACGGCGGCCTTCTTCGTGCTCGCGTACGTGATCTTCATGGCCGCCGACGCCGCGCGGTACGGGCGCGCCGAGCGTGCGCTCGGCTCCGGCGTGCGCCCGGCGATCGACCGGATCCGCGCGTACAACTCGTCGGTGCGCCGCTATTACGTCGTCAACGCGTCGTTCGGCGCCGTGGTGGCGGTCATCGACGGGCTCGCCCTGTGGGCGCTCGGCATCCCGGTGCCGGCCGTGTGGGCGATCCTCGCGTTCGTCACGAACTTCATCCCGAACATCGGGTTCGTGCTCGGCGTCATCCCGCCCGCCGTGCTCGCGTTCGTGGTCGGCGGCGTGCCGCTCATGATCTCGGTGCTCGCGATCTACTCGGTCGTCAACGTCGTGCTGCAGGTGCTCGTGCAGCCGAAGTTCGTCAGCGACGCCGTCGACCTCTCCCTGACACTGAGCTTCGTCTCGGTGGTGTTCTGGACGTTCGTGATCGGTCCGCTCGGCGCCATCCTGTCGATCCCCCTGACGCTGCTCGTGCGCGACGTCCTGCTCGACCGCGATCCGGACGCGCGATTCCTGCGCTGGCTGTCGGGGGACGCCAGAGTCCCCCAGCAGACATCCAGCGGATCTCCCTAG
- a CDS encoding HAD family hydrolase gives MTRALPSWNDGPAREAILRFVASVCEGPDALPEEERIAVFDNDGTLWVEKPVPTQLHFVIDQWRAEVEADPSLKEREPYRAAVDRDDAWFRRAIEHHHAGDDHDMDLVMDAILSTVSDRRVDEYHAEAMEFYRRERHPALDRPYERTVYQPMHELLRHLEDHGFTCYLVSGGDRDLMRPISAEYYGIPIDQVIGSAVGVEYDADANELRYGGRFEIIDDGTQKPVRIYANVGRRPILAAGNSDGDLPMLRYTTRSPRSLGLLIHHDDDGARGDEAYDIGAERALREADEHGLVVVSVKDDWSEVLPDTDAETETEPGERPSPQQTPSGAP, from the coding sequence ATGACGAGAGCGCTCCCGTCGTGGAACGACGGTCCGGCTCGCGAGGCGATCCTCCGGTTCGTGGCTTCGGTCTGCGAAGGGCCCGATGCGCTCCCCGAGGAGGAGCGCATCGCCGTCTTCGACAACGACGGCACGCTCTGGGTGGAGAAGCCCGTCCCGACGCAGCTGCACTTCGTCATCGATCAGTGGCGCGCAGAGGTCGAGGCCGACCCGTCGCTGAAGGAGCGGGAGCCGTACCGTGCCGCGGTCGATCGTGACGACGCGTGGTTCCGCCGGGCGATCGAGCACCACCACGCCGGGGACGATCACGACATGGACCTCGTGATGGACGCCATCCTGTCGACCGTCAGCGATCGGCGCGTCGATGAATACCACGCGGAGGCCATGGAGTTCTACCGACGCGAGCGGCACCCGGCGCTCGATCGTCCGTACGAGCGCACGGTGTACCAGCCGATGCACGAGCTCCTGCGCCATCTCGAGGACCACGGCTTCACCTGCTATCTGGTCTCCGGCGGGGATCGCGACCTCATGCGTCCCATCAGCGCCGAGTACTACGGCATCCCGATCGACCAGGTGATCGGCTCCGCCGTCGGGGTCGAGTACGACGCAGACGCGAACGAGCTCCGGTACGGCGGCCGGTTCGAGATCATCGACGACGGCACCCAGAAGCCGGTTCGCATCTACGCGAACGTGGGCCGGCGTCCCATCCTCGCCGCCGGCAACTCCGACGGCGACCTGCCGATGCTCCGCTACACGACGCGCTCGCCTCGATCGCTCGGCCTGCTGATCCACCACGACGACGACGGCGCTCGGGGGGATGAGGCCTACGACATCGGCGCCGAACGGGCGCTGCGCGAAGCCGACGAGCACGGGCTCGTCGTCGTGAGCGTGAAGGACGACTGGTCCGAGGTCCTCCCCGACACGGATGCGGAGACCGAGACCGAGCCGGGTGAGCGGCCGAGTCCCCAGCAGACACCCAGCGGGGCTCCCTAG
- a CDS encoding type III polyketide synthase, giving the protein MSAGVHLRGLSTVVPPTILPQEAVRDVFRDQPGLNRLAQRIIGTSFDVSGIERRYTVLEELTFDDRGDDPIFFDRSTGELMLPGTKARNEIYATEATKLYLEAGRAAIAATPGIEASDITHVVTVSCTGFYAPGPDYMLVRDLGLGPAVQRYHLGFMGCYASMPALRNAVQFCEADPDAVVLVVSVELCTLHLRSSNDPDTIVASSLFADGAGAGIVTSRPLEAGERALALDRFETRITPVGEGDMAWKIGDHGFEMVLSNAVPAIIDDHITGALEPLFAPDAHLAEALATDVAGEHVEHWAIHPGGRSILDKVESRLQLSEAQLVPARSTLRDFGNMSSATVLFVLRYILDQSSSSDGDRVAAMAFGPGLTVESALMTVKG; this is encoded by the coding sequence ATGAGCGCGGGGGTGCACCTGCGCGGGCTGTCCACCGTCGTGCCGCCGACCATCCTGCCGCAGGAGGCGGTGCGCGACGTGTTCCGCGATCAGCCGGGGCTCAACCGGCTCGCGCAGCGGATCATCGGCACGTCCTTCGACGTGTCGGGCATCGAACGGCGCTACACCGTGCTCGAGGAGCTCACGTTCGACGATCGCGGCGACGACCCGATCTTCTTCGATCGTTCCACGGGCGAGCTGATGCTTCCGGGCACCAAGGCGCGCAACGAGATCTACGCGACCGAGGCCACGAAGCTGTACCTCGAGGCGGGCCGCGCGGCGATCGCCGCGACCCCGGGGATCGAGGCATCCGACATCACGCACGTCGTGACCGTGTCGTGCACGGGCTTCTACGCGCCGGGCCCCGACTACATGCTCGTGCGCGACCTCGGGCTCGGGCCCGCGGTGCAGCGGTACCACCTCGGGTTCATGGGATGCTACGCGTCGATGCCGGCGCTGCGGAACGCGGTGCAGTTCTGCGAGGCCGACCCCGACGCGGTCGTGCTCGTGGTCAGCGTCGAGCTGTGCACGCTGCACCTGCGCTCGTCGAACGATCCCGACACCATCGTCGCGTCATCGCTGTTCGCCGACGGCGCGGGCGCCGGCATCGTCACCTCCCGTCCACTCGAGGCCGGCGAGCGGGCCCTCGCGCTCGACCGCTTCGAGACCCGGATCACCCCGGTCGGCGAAGGCGACATGGCGTGGAAGATCGGCGACCACGGCTTCGAGATGGTGCTCTCCAACGCGGTGCCGGCCATCATCGACGACCACATCACGGGCGCACTCGAGCCGCTGTTCGCGCCCGACGCGCACCTGGCCGAGGCGCTCGCGACCGACGTCGCGGGCGAGCACGTCGAGCACTGGGCGATCCATCCCGGCGGGCGCAGCATCCTCGACAAGGTCGAGTCGCGGCTGCAACTGTCCGAGGCGCAGCTCGTGCCGGCCCGGTCGACGCTGCGCGACTTCGGCAACATGTCGAGCGCCACCGTGCTGTTCGTGCTGCGCTACATCCTCGACCAGTCGTCATCGTCCGACGGCGACCGGGTCGCGGCGATGGCCTTCGGACCCGGGCTCACCGTCGAGTCGGCGCTCATGACGGTGAAGGGCTGA
- a CDS encoding methyltransferase domain-containing protein: MAPPAAAQPGLLHALATMDRRDESARELMDDPGADRVAMDRTYHRFGPVNRIVSRPAAVYEEWVRPRLATTHAARMLDVGAGGGDLPREILRHAERDGLRLEVVAIDPDERAVRYASRHASPRFRARVATTAELVAEGETFDVVWSNHVLHHLTPTELGALLADTERLVAPGGIGVHGDIERSRAAYLGFWAATLPFAWNALAGSFIRPDGLTSIRRSHTASELAAAIPSGWRVKRGFPSRLELVWGNEIADE, from the coding sequence ATGGCCCCTCCCGCCGCGGCCCAGCCGGGTCTGCTGCACGCTCTGGCCACGATGGACCGCCGCGACGAGTCGGCGCGCGAGCTCATGGACGATCCCGGGGCCGACCGGGTCGCGATGGATCGCACGTACCACCGCTTCGGACCCGTGAACCGCATCGTGTCCCGCCCGGCCGCGGTGTACGAGGAGTGGGTGCGACCGCGGCTCGCGACCACGCATGCGGCGCGCATGCTCGACGTCGGCGCAGGCGGCGGCGACCTGCCGCGCGAGATCCTCCGGCACGCCGAACGCGACGGGCTTCGGCTCGAGGTCGTCGCGATCGACCCCGACGAGCGCGCCGTCCGCTACGCCTCGCGGCACGCGAGCCCGCGGTTCCGCGCGCGCGTCGCGACCACGGCCGAACTCGTCGCCGAGGGCGAGACCTTCGACGTGGTGTGGTCGAACCACGTGCTGCACCACCTCACGCCGACCGAGCTCGGCGCGCTCCTGGCCGACACCGAGCGGCTCGTGGCGCCGGGCGGCATCGGCGTGCACGGCGACATCGAGCGCAGCCGGGCCGCGTACCTCGGCTTCTGGGCGGCGACCCTGCCGTTCGCGTGGAACGCGCTGGCCGGCTCGTTCATCCGTCCCGATGGACTCACGTCGATCCGGCGCAGCCACACGGCGTCCGAACTGGCCGCGGCGATCCCGAGCGGATGGCGCGTCAAGCGCGGGTTCCCGTCGCGGCTCGAGCTCGTCTGGGGCAACGAGATCGCCGATGAGTGA
- a CDS encoding FAD-dependent oxidoreductase: MSDEAASVSASAAARTDGDGDGHDGGRIHDVAVVGAGSVGLLLACLLARRGLDVVVLERRPTPPPPTASSRAIGIHPPGLRALDVAGIGDEVRRRAVEIRDGRVTCEGRTLGAMRFPNAGLVRSLPQREVEAMLEDRLATAPSVRMRRGVEVSTIRDRGTHVVVRGTSAGESVGVAARYAVGADGVRSGIRSLMGADWHRRGGRASYVMCDTVDDTDARQSALLHFEPAGVVESFPMPGGRRRWVAWVRRPPTELDATAMATIVATRTGAAFSTDGAGAPTAFEAAQHLARPIAAGRVALVGDAAHEISPIGGQGMNLGWIDAVHLDRELARALAAGAPIDVFEAYDRSRRAAALRATRQAAFNMRMGAPASGLRLRTRNAAVRVLALPGLRGVLARAFTMQWL; the protein is encoded by the coding sequence ATGAGTGACGAGGCGGCCTCCGTGTCGGCCAGCGCTGCGGCGAGGACCGACGGCGATGGCGACGGCCACGACGGCGGCCGCATCCACGACGTCGCGGTCGTGGGCGCCGGATCGGTCGGGCTGCTGCTCGCCTGCCTGCTCGCGCGGCGCGGGCTCGACGTGGTCGTGCTCGAGCGCCGGCCCACTCCGCCGCCGCCGACCGCATCCTCGCGGGCGATCGGCATCCACCCGCCCGGACTCCGGGCGCTCGACGTCGCGGGCATCGGCGACGAGGTGCGCCGGCGAGCCGTCGAGATCCGAGACGGCCGCGTCACGTGCGAGGGCCGCACGCTCGGCGCGATGCGGTTCCCGAATGCGGGCCTCGTGCGCTCGCTGCCGCAGCGCGAGGTCGAGGCGATGCTCGAGGACCGGCTCGCGACGGCACCGTCGGTGCGCATGCGACGCGGCGTCGAGGTCTCCACGATCCGGGACCGCGGGACGCACGTCGTCGTGCGCGGCACGTCGGCGGGCGAGTCGGTCGGGGTGGCCGCGCGCTACGCGGTCGGGGCCGACGGCGTGCGCAGCGGCATCCGCTCGCTCATGGGCGCCGACTGGCACCGCCGCGGCGGACGCGCGAGCTACGTGATGTGCGACACCGTCGACGACACCGATGCGCGGCAGAGCGCGCTGCTGCACTTCGAGCCCGCCGGGGTCGTCGAGTCGTTCCCGATGCCCGGCGGCCGGCGTCGCTGGGTCGCGTGGGTGCGCCGCCCGCCGACCGAACTCGACGCGACCGCGATGGCGACCATCGTCGCGACCCGCACCGGGGCCGCGTTCTCCACGGACGGCGCGGGCGCGCCCACCGCGTTCGAGGCCGCCCAGCACCTGGCCCGCCCGATCGCGGCGGGCCGTGTCGCGCTCGTCGGCGACGCGGCGCACGAGATCAGCCCGATCGGCGGGCAGGGCATGAACCTCGGGTGGATCGACGCCGTGCACCTCGACCGCGAACTGGCGCGCGCGCTCGCCGCGGGGGCGCCCATCGACGTGTTCGAGGCCTACGACCGCTCGCGCCGTGCGGCCGCGCTGCGCGCGACCCGTCAAGCGGCGTTCAACATGCGGATGGGCGCGCCGGCGTCGGGCCTGCGGCTGCGCACGCGCAACGCTGCCGTGCGGGTACTCGCGCTCCCGGGCCTGCGCGGAGTGCTCGCGCGCGCCTTCACCATGCAGTGGCTGTGA
- a CDS encoding nitroreductase family deazaflavin-dependent oxidoreductase codes for MSATTGNPGAHPRVGVVKDPNEEERMPLQGEYAPSTSKWARDQAETYEATGGREASTLRGRPVIVLTTVGAKSGKLRKTALMRVEHEGEYAVVASQGGEPEHPAWYFNIVKQPHVELQDGDVRRDYLAREVTGDEKAAWWQRATEVWPPYDDYQAKTDRQIPIFVLTPIDVT; via the coding sequence GTGAGCGCGACGACCGGGAATCCCGGCGCGCACCCGCGCGTTGGCGTCGTCAAGGACCCGAACGAGGAGGAACGGATGCCGCTGCAGGGCGAGTACGCGCCGAGCACGTCGAAGTGGGCGCGCGACCAGGCCGAGACCTACGAGGCGACCGGAGGTCGCGAGGCGAGCACGCTGCGCGGCAGGCCCGTCATCGTGCTGACGACGGTCGGCGCGAAGAGCGGCAAGCTGCGCAAGACGGCGCTCATGCGCGTCGAGCACGAGGGCGAGTACGCGGTCGTGGCCTCGCAGGGCGGCGAGCCGGAGCATCCCGCGTGGTACTTCAACATCGTGAAGCAGCCGCACGTCGAGCTGCAGGACGGCGATGTCCGCCGCGACTACCTGGCCCGCGAGGTGACGGGCGACGAGAAGGCGGCGTGGTGGCAGCGGGCGACCGAGGTCTGGCCCCCGTACGACGACTATCAGGCGAAGACCGACCGCCAGATCCCGATCTTCGTGCTGACGCCGATCGACGTCACCTGA